In Dysidea avara chromosome 6, odDysAvar1.4, whole genome shotgun sequence, the genomic stretch cacatgttgaaaggaaattcattccaacttgtgaagttattgatatactcattgttggggaccacggggacatcgatgatcatttaccagtcagctgtaagtaatgtcacaacagaaggaaaggaaccatttccatactcctatggcatactgattttccaggtcagtttatgtacactcaaccacagaaatgtagaactttggttgcaggtggaaaataaacacctttttactcagttacaagagattcacccagctgggataaaatgttgaagtgaatgtcattagtaccaacttgttcatcaggtattggacaattccaagtgtccagattatgcagttgtcctcatgttcaagtttacacgtttaggcaagttccacaacatcctataatcgattactatatcagtgtggaataatgcttatataatatttttcatattccaggctttaggtgtattgtatttaacacctgcttgttggtttttgcaggccatctggtcatactggtttatccactagcagttgaatgtgatcatggtacatatgtaagttgagaccatgcaagaacaaagatacaagtgtcatgaatttcaggtcagttaacgttcagaggaattgtattattgcaattgttctttttgtagttatcaattatcagtgaccagtttgtgatagcgtacttttgtttgactaatgacctaatgttctggtttacatgcttacccaatagttatgttactcacttaacctgcatatgggatatatttttttagttcattttgattatccatcctttattggtacagcctggcatattgattttttgcacattctctttttaattcagtgcctgctggattgtttcgtcagatagcaaaacaggtgtctttggtgttgcgaccgatgttccaggtcagtttgcatgtgtgtttaatttaaggttgacttcagtgcctgcttattcttttacaggtctcggtatcaagtgtcatgaatttcaggtcagttgacatacagaagaattgtattattgcaattgttgtttttgtagttatcaattatcactgtacactagtgatgtgaatttgcaggtcagtctactcagatgtatcgggtatagtgttgatgggttcaaacaagtatccagtgtagactgtagtggcatcaagggtgttaatttccaggtcagtttacatgttgtgatggtagtgattttttccttgtacccagatgttaagtgtattgtatttaatgcccacctgttatgtttttaaattatggtatatcagtgcaggggcggatccagagtttggaaagaggggggggcaccttgctgaaaaaagttgaagagcaaaaaaaaaaaaggtcacaacaataatagctagttatcctttaccaaacaTATTATATCACataaataaaatcctatttatagcttcataaataAGCTGCACTgtctcatgaacattgtgactgctttattagagtaattgactgctctattagagtatctcgatcttgtatgcaatttcttgaggggggggggcatttgccccaaatgccccatcctggatccgccattgcagtgtagacagtgcaacagtaagccttctgtgttgtagtaactatttgtttcataattatgctgttgtcccgaaatggcacaatttttgggcaaccagtgtgaagtccagtggtacaaacattgtattatgaccaagttgtgatagcgtatgtcctaatgttcaggtttgacatgcttacccaacagttatgttattcattcacttagcctgggatataatttttgttcattttgattatccatgctattattgatacagcccagcatattgattttttgtacattctcttttaattcagtgcctgctggattgtgtcatcagatatcgaaacaagtgtttttggtgttgcgaccaatgttccaggtcagttgcatgagtgtttaatttaaggt encodes the following:
- the LOC136259002 gene encoding uncharacterized protein, with product MNFSACWIVSSDSKTGVFGVATDVPGLGIKCHEFQVSLLRCIGYSVDGFKQVSSVDCSGIKGVNFQCLLDCVIRYRNKCFWCCDQCSRSQYRHADIQEIITIVGTIFSQVLM